Proteins encoded within one genomic window of Nitrospina gracilis 3/211:
- a CDS encoding NUDIX hydrolase, with product MDDGSEIFDVVDSEDRVIGKATRREVHARGLLHRSVHILVFNEKGELFLQKRAMSKDENPGYWDTSAAGHVSAGDDYRVTAHRELDEELGIRENLKPFLRIQACAETFWEHVECYTCITRQRIRINPHEIEEGRYWSIREIQQALQTGRPAFTSSFKLLFRKYLETGIR from the coding sequence ATGGATGATGGTTCTGAAATATTCGATGTGGTGGATTCCGAAGACAGGGTGATCGGAAAGGCCACTCGGCGGGAAGTGCATGCCAGGGGACTGTTGCACCGCTCGGTCCATATATTGGTCTTCAATGAAAAAGGCGAACTCTTTCTTCAAAAGCGCGCCATGAGTAAGGACGAAAATCCGGGGTACTGGGATACCTCAGCCGCCGGACACGTGAGTGCCGGCGATGATTACCGGGTAACCGCACACCGGGAATTGGACGAAGAGTTGGGAATCCGCGAAAACCTCAAACCGTTTTTACGCATTCAAGCCTGCGCCGAAACCTTTTGGGAGCATGTCGAATGTTACACCTGCATCACCCGCCAGCGCATCCGCATCAATCCACATGAGATCGAGGAGGGGCGTTACTGGTCCATCCGGGAAATCCAGCAAGCCCTTCAAACGGGGCGTCCTGCCTTCACCTCCAGTTTCAAGCTTCTTTTTCGCAAATACCTGGAAACGGGAATCCGTTAG